A portion of the Choristoneura fumiferana chromosome 20, NRCan_CFum_1, whole genome shotgun sequence genome contains these proteins:
- the UGP gene encoding UDP-glucose pyrophosphorylase isoform X1: MVETGDLNKKANDHRLGVAIRSHQRTPSGSRDFKEATKRDALGRVEVELERLLNTIHETRRGLVDKEFRGFKNLFSRFLAEQGPSVTWEKIEKLPEGAVIDYGSLETPTTDIVHHMLDKLVVVKLNGGLGTSMGCKGPKSVIQVRNELTFLDLTVQQIEHLNKTYKCNVPLVLMNSFNTDEDTQKVIRKYKGLKLDIHTFNQSCHPRINRESLLPVAKDGHVYNDIEAWYPPGHGDFYESFNNSGLLQKFIKEGRTYCFISNIDNLGATVDLNILNLLLNPNPQRPVSEFVMEVTDKTRADVKGGTLIQYEDKLRLLEIAQVPKEHIDDFKSVSQFKFFNTNNLWAKLDAIQRVVEQGSLNMEIIVNNKHLGDGINVIQLETAVGAAMKCFEGGIGVNVPRSRFLPVKKTSDLLLVMSNLYSLSHGSLVMSPQRMFPSTPLVKLGDNHFAKVKEFLNRFATIPDLIELDHLTVSGDVTFGRGVSLKGTVIIIANHGDRIDIPSGAVLENKIVSGNLRILDH; this comes from the exons ATCCGCAGCCACCAGCGCACCCCCTCCGGCTCGCGCGACTTCAAGGAGGCGACGAAGCGCGATGCGCTGGGCCGAGTCGAGGTGGAACTGGAGCGGCTGCTCAACACCATCCATGAGACAAGGCGCGGGCTGGTCGACAAGGAGTTCCGGGGGTTCAAAAACCTCTTCAGCAGGTTCTTGGCTGAAC AGGGACCATCGGTAACATGGGAGAAGATCGAGAAGCTTCCCGAAGGTGCGGTCATAGACTATGGGTCTCTGGAGACCCCGACCACAGACATCGTGCACCACATGTTGGACAAGCTCGTGGTCGTGAAGCTGAATGGTGGTCTCGGCACGTCCATGGGCTGCAAGGGGCCCAAGTCGGTCATACAAGTGCGGAATGAGCTGACGTTCTTGGATTTGACTGTGCAGCAAATTGAG CATCTAAACAAGACCTACAAATGCAACGTGCCGTTGGTCCTCATGAACTCCTTCAACACCGACGAGGATACCCAGAAAGTCATCCGCAAGTACAAGGGTCTGAAGCTGGACATTCACACGTTCAACCAGTCCTGCCACCCCAGGATCAACCGGGAGTCGTTGCTGCCCGTCGCCAAGGATGGCCACGTCTATAATGACATTGAGGC TTGGTACCCACCCGGTCACGGTGACTTCTACGAATCCTTCAACAACTCTGGCCTCCTGCAGAAGTTCATCAAAGAAGGCCGCACCTACTGCTTCATCAGCAACATCGACAATCTCGGCGCCACTGTCGATCTGAACATCCTCAACCTACTCCTCAACCCTAACCCTCAGAGACCAGTCTCCGAATTCGTTATGGAAGTCACCGACAAAACCAGAGCTGACGTCAAGGGAGGCACCCTAATACAATACGAGGACAAACTCAGGCTTCTTGAAATAGCACAAGTGCCAAAGGAACACATTGACGATTTCAAATCTGTCAGCCAGTTTAAATTCTTCAACACCAACAATTTATGGGCTAAGTTAGATGCTATACAAAGAGTAGTAGAACAAGGATCGTTAAATATGGAGATAATTGTTAATAATAAGCATTTGGGAGATGGCATCAATGTGATACAACTTGAAACTGCTGTTGGTGCAGCCATGAAATGTTTCGAAGGTGGAATCGGTGTTAACGTCCCCAGATCTCGATTTTTGCCAGTCAAGAAGACTTCAGATCTCCTTCTAGTCATGTCTAATTTGTACAGCTTATCCCATGGTTCTCTAGTTATGTCTCCTCAGAGGATGTTCCCGTCAACTCCGCTTGTGAAATTAGGAGATAACCACTTTGCGAAAGTGAAGGAGTTTTTGAATCGGTTTGCGACGATCCCCGATTTGATCGAGTTGGACCATTTGACTGTGTCAGGAGACGTGACGTTTGGAAGAGGAGTCTCTTTGAAG GGTACGGTGATCATCATAGCCAACCACGGCGACCGGATCGACATACCGTCCGGCGCGGTGCTCGAGAACAAAATCGTTTCCGGCAATCTTCGCATCCTCGACCATTAG
- the UGP gene encoding UDP-glucose pyrophosphorylase isoform X3 — translation MPGETEFVRSWIRSHQRTPSGSRDFKEATKRDALGRVEVELERLLNTIHETRRGLVDKEFRGFKNLFSRFLAEQGPSVTWEKIEKLPEGAVIDYGSLETPTTDIVHHMLDKLVVVKLNGGLGTSMGCKGPKSVIQVRNELTFLDLTVQQIEHLNKTYKCNVPLVLMNSFNTDEDTQKVIRKYKGLKLDIHTFNQSCHPRINRESLLPVAKDGHVYNDIEAWYPPGHGDFYESFNNSGLLQKFIKEGRTYCFISNIDNLGATVDLNILNLLLNPNPQRPVSEFVMEVTDKTRADVKGGTLIQYEDKLRLLEIAQVPKEHIDDFKSVSQFKFFNTNNLWAKLDAIQRVVEQGSLNMEIIVNNKHLGDGINVIQLETAVGAAMKCFEGGIGVNVPRSRFLPVKKTSDLLLVMSNLYSLSHGSLVMSPQRMFPSTPLVKLGDNHFAKVKEFLNRFATIPDLIELDHLTVSGDVTFGRGVSLKGTVIIIANHGDRIDIPSGAVLENKIVSGNLRILDH, via the exons ATGCCTGGTGAAACTGAATTTGTCCGATCGTgg ATCCGCAGCCACCAGCGCACCCCCTCCGGCTCGCGCGACTTCAAGGAGGCGACGAAGCGCGATGCGCTGGGCCGAGTCGAGGTGGAACTGGAGCGGCTGCTCAACACCATCCATGAGACAAGGCGCGGGCTGGTCGACAAGGAGTTCCGGGGGTTCAAAAACCTCTTCAGCAGGTTCTTGGCTGAAC AGGGACCATCGGTAACATGGGAGAAGATCGAGAAGCTTCCCGAAGGTGCGGTCATAGACTATGGGTCTCTGGAGACCCCGACCACAGACATCGTGCACCACATGTTGGACAAGCTCGTGGTCGTGAAGCTGAATGGTGGTCTCGGCACGTCCATGGGCTGCAAGGGGCCCAAGTCGGTCATACAAGTGCGGAATGAGCTGACGTTCTTGGATTTGACTGTGCAGCAAATTGAG CATCTAAACAAGACCTACAAATGCAACGTGCCGTTGGTCCTCATGAACTCCTTCAACACCGACGAGGATACCCAGAAAGTCATCCGCAAGTACAAGGGTCTGAAGCTGGACATTCACACGTTCAACCAGTCCTGCCACCCCAGGATCAACCGGGAGTCGTTGCTGCCCGTCGCCAAGGATGGCCACGTCTATAATGACATTGAGGC TTGGTACCCACCCGGTCACGGTGACTTCTACGAATCCTTCAACAACTCTGGCCTCCTGCAGAAGTTCATCAAAGAAGGCCGCACCTACTGCTTCATCAGCAACATCGACAATCTCGGCGCCACTGTCGATCTGAACATCCTCAACCTACTCCTCAACCCTAACCCTCAGAGACCAGTCTCCGAATTCGTTATGGAAGTCACCGACAAAACCAGAGCTGACGTCAAGGGAGGCACCCTAATACAATACGAGGACAAACTCAGGCTTCTTGAAATAGCACAAGTGCCAAAGGAACACATTGACGATTTCAAATCTGTCAGCCAGTTTAAATTCTTCAACACCAACAATTTATGGGCTAAGTTAGATGCTATACAAAGAGTAGTAGAACAAGGATCGTTAAATATGGAGATAATTGTTAATAATAAGCATTTGGGAGATGGCATCAATGTGATACAACTTGAAACTGCTGTTGGTGCAGCCATGAAATGTTTCGAAGGTGGAATCGGTGTTAACGTCCCCAGATCTCGATTTTTGCCAGTCAAGAAGACTTCAGATCTCCTTCTAGTCATGTCTAATTTGTACAGCTTATCCCATGGTTCTCTAGTTATGTCTCCTCAGAGGATGTTCCCGTCAACTCCGCTTGTGAAATTAGGAGATAACCACTTTGCGAAAGTGAAGGAGTTTTTGAATCGGTTTGCGACGATCCCCGATTTGATCGAGTTGGACCATTTGACTGTGTCAGGAGACGTGACGTTTGGAAGAGGAGTCTCTTTGAAG GGTACGGTGATCATCATAGCCAACCACGGCGACCGGATCGACATACCGTCCGGCGCGGTGCTCGAGAACAAAATCGTTTCCGGCAATCTTCGCATCCTCGACCATTAG
- the UGP gene encoding UDP-glucose pyrophosphorylase isoform X4, translating to MVETGDLNKKIRSHQRTPSGSRDFKEATKRDALGRVEVELERLLNTIHETRRGLVDKEFRGFKNLFSRFLAEQGPSVTWEKIEKLPEGAVIDYGSLETPTTDIVHHMLDKLVVVKLNGGLGTSMGCKGPKSVIQVRNELTFLDLTVQQIEHLNKTYKCNVPLVLMNSFNTDEDTQKVIRKYKGLKLDIHTFNQSCHPRINRESLLPVAKDGHVYNDIEAWYPPGHGDFYESFNNSGLLQKFIKEGRTYCFISNIDNLGATVDLNILNLLLNPNPQRPVSEFVMEVTDKTRADVKGGTLIQYEDKLRLLEIAQVPKEHIDDFKSVSQFKFFNTNNLWAKLDAIQRVVEQGSLNMEIIVNNKHLGDGINVIQLETAVGAAMKCFEGGIGVNVPRSRFLPVKKTSDLLLVMSNLYSLSHGSLVMSPQRMFPSTPLVKLGDNHFAKVKEFLNRFATIPDLIELDHLTVSGDVTFGRGVSLKGTVIIIANHGDRIDIPSGAVLENKIVSGNLRILDH from the exons ATCCGCAGCCACCAGCGCACCCCCTCCGGCTCGCGCGACTTCAAGGAGGCGACGAAGCGCGATGCGCTGGGCCGAGTCGAGGTGGAACTGGAGCGGCTGCTCAACACCATCCATGAGACAAGGCGCGGGCTGGTCGACAAGGAGTTCCGGGGGTTCAAAAACCTCTTCAGCAGGTTCTTGGCTGAAC AGGGACCATCGGTAACATGGGAGAAGATCGAGAAGCTTCCCGAAGGTGCGGTCATAGACTATGGGTCTCTGGAGACCCCGACCACAGACATCGTGCACCACATGTTGGACAAGCTCGTGGTCGTGAAGCTGAATGGTGGTCTCGGCACGTCCATGGGCTGCAAGGGGCCCAAGTCGGTCATACAAGTGCGGAATGAGCTGACGTTCTTGGATTTGACTGTGCAGCAAATTGAG CATCTAAACAAGACCTACAAATGCAACGTGCCGTTGGTCCTCATGAACTCCTTCAACACCGACGAGGATACCCAGAAAGTCATCCGCAAGTACAAGGGTCTGAAGCTGGACATTCACACGTTCAACCAGTCCTGCCACCCCAGGATCAACCGGGAGTCGTTGCTGCCCGTCGCCAAGGATGGCCACGTCTATAATGACATTGAGGC TTGGTACCCACCCGGTCACGGTGACTTCTACGAATCCTTCAACAACTCTGGCCTCCTGCAGAAGTTCATCAAAGAAGGCCGCACCTACTGCTTCATCAGCAACATCGACAATCTCGGCGCCACTGTCGATCTGAACATCCTCAACCTACTCCTCAACCCTAACCCTCAGAGACCAGTCTCCGAATTCGTTATGGAAGTCACCGACAAAACCAGAGCTGACGTCAAGGGAGGCACCCTAATACAATACGAGGACAAACTCAGGCTTCTTGAAATAGCACAAGTGCCAAAGGAACACATTGACGATTTCAAATCTGTCAGCCAGTTTAAATTCTTCAACACCAACAATTTATGGGCTAAGTTAGATGCTATACAAAGAGTAGTAGAACAAGGATCGTTAAATATGGAGATAATTGTTAATAATAAGCATTTGGGAGATGGCATCAATGTGATACAACTTGAAACTGCTGTTGGTGCAGCCATGAAATGTTTCGAAGGTGGAATCGGTGTTAACGTCCCCAGATCTCGATTTTTGCCAGTCAAGAAGACTTCAGATCTCCTTCTAGTCATGTCTAATTTGTACAGCTTATCCCATGGTTCTCTAGTTATGTCTCCTCAGAGGATGTTCCCGTCAACTCCGCTTGTGAAATTAGGAGATAACCACTTTGCGAAAGTGAAGGAGTTTTTGAATCGGTTTGCGACGATCCCCGATTTGATCGAGTTGGACCATTTGACTGTGTCAGGAGACGTGACGTTTGGAAGAGGAGTCTCTTTGAAG GGTACGGTGATCATCATAGCCAACCACGGCGACCGGATCGACATACCGTCCGGCGCGGTGCTCGAGAACAAAATCGTTTCCGGCAATCTTCGCATCCTCGACCATTAG
- the UGP gene encoding UDP-glucose pyrophosphorylase isoform X5, producing MDMLNKIRSHQRTPSGSRDFKEATKRDALGRVEVELERLLNTIHETRRGLVDKEFRGFKNLFSRFLAEQGPSVTWEKIEKLPEGAVIDYGSLETPTTDIVHHMLDKLVVVKLNGGLGTSMGCKGPKSVIQVRNELTFLDLTVQQIEHLNKTYKCNVPLVLMNSFNTDEDTQKVIRKYKGLKLDIHTFNQSCHPRINRESLLPVAKDGHVYNDIEAWYPPGHGDFYESFNNSGLLQKFIKEGRTYCFISNIDNLGATVDLNILNLLLNPNPQRPVSEFVMEVTDKTRADVKGGTLIQYEDKLRLLEIAQVPKEHIDDFKSVSQFKFFNTNNLWAKLDAIQRVVEQGSLNMEIIVNNKHLGDGINVIQLETAVGAAMKCFEGGIGVNVPRSRFLPVKKTSDLLLVMSNLYSLSHGSLVMSPQRMFPSTPLVKLGDNHFAKVKEFLNRFATIPDLIELDHLTVSGDVTFGRGVSLKGTVIIIANHGDRIDIPSGAVLENKIVSGNLRILDH from the exons ATCCGCAGCCACCAGCGCACCCCCTCCGGCTCGCGCGACTTCAAGGAGGCGACGAAGCGCGATGCGCTGGGCCGAGTCGAGGTGGAACTGGAGCGGCTGCTCAACACCATCCATGAGACAAGGCGCGGGCTGGTCGACAAGGAGTTCCGGGGGTTCAAAAACCTCTTCAGCAGGTTCTTGGCTGAAC AGGGACCATCGGTAACATGGGAGAAGATCGAGAAGCTTCCCGAAGGTGCGGTCATAGACTATGGGTCTCTGGAGACCCCGACCACAGACATCGTGCACCACATGTTGGACAAGCTCGTGGTCGTGAAGCTGAATGGTGGTCTCGGCACGTCCATGGGCTGCAAGGGGCCCAAGTCGGTCATACAAGTGCGGAATGAGCTGACGTTCTTGGATTTGACTGTGCAGCAAATTGAG CATCTAAACAAGACCTACAAATGCAACGTGCCGTTGGTCCTCATGAACTCCTTCAACACCGACGAGGATACCCAGAAAGTCATCCGCAAGTACAAGGGTCTGAAGCTGGACATTCACACGTTCAACCAGTCCTGCCACCCCAGGATCAACCGGGAGTCGTTGCTGCCCGTCGCCAAGGATGGCCACGTCTATAATGACATTGAGGC TTGGTACCCACCCGGTCACGGTGACTTCTACGAATCCTTCAACAACTCTGGCCTCCTGCAGAAGTTCATCAAAGAAGGCCGCACCTACTGCTTCATCAGCAACATCGACAATCTCGGCGCCACTGTCGATCTGAACATCCTCAACCTACTCCTCAACCCTAACCCTCAGAGACCAGTCTCCGAATTCGTTATGGAAGTCACCGACAAAACCAGAGCTGACGTCAAGGGAGGCACCCTAATACAATACGAGGACAAACTCAGGCTTCTTGAAATAGCACAAGTGCCAAAGGAACACATTGACGATTTCAAATCTGTCAGCCAGTTTAAATTCTTCAACACCAACAATTTATGGGCTAAGTTAGATGCTATACAAAGAGTAGTAGAACAAGGATCGTTAAATATGGAGATAATTGTTAATAATAAGCATTTGGGAGATGGCATCAATGTGATACAACTTGAAACTGCTGTTGGTGCAGCCATGAAATGTTTCGAAGGTGGAATCGGTGTTAACGTCCCCAGATCTCGATTTTTGCCAGTCAAGAAGACTTCAGATCTCCTTCTAGTCATGTCTAATTTGTACAGCTTATCCCATGGTTCTCTAGTTATGTCTCCTCAGAGGATGTTCCCGTCAACTCCGCTTGTGAAATTAGGAGATAACCACTTTGCGAAAGTGAAGGAGTTTTTGAATCGGTTTGCGACGATCCCCGATTTGATCGAGTTGGACCATTTGACTGTGTCAGGAGACGTGACGTTTGGAAGAGGAGTCTCTTTGAAG GGTACGGTGATCATCATAGCCAACCACGGCGACCGGATCGACATACCGTCCGGCGCGGTGCTCGAGAACAAAATCGTTTCCGGCAATCTTCGCATCCTCGACCATTAG
- the UGP gene encoding UDP-glucose pyrophosphorylase isoform X2: MPGETEFARAWIRSHQRTPSGSRDFKEATKRDALGRVEVELERLLNTIHETRRGLVDKEFRGFKNLFSRFLAEQGPSVTWEKIEKLPEGAVIDYGSLETPTTDIVHHMLDKLVVVKLNGGLGTSMGCKGPKSVIQVRNELTFLDLTVQQIEHLNKTYKCNVPLVLMNSFNTDEDTQKVIRKYKGLKLDIHTFNQSCHPRINRESLLPVAKDGHVYNDIEAWYPPGHGDFYESFNNSGLLQKFIKEGRTYCFISNIDNLGATVDLNILNLLLNPNPQRPVSEFVMEVTDKTRADVKGGTLIQYEDKLRLLEIAQVPKEHIDDFKSVSQFKFFNTNNLWAKLDAIQRVVEQGSLNMEIIVNNKHLGDGINVIQLETAVGAAMKCFEGGIGVNVPRSRFLPVKKTSDLLLVMSNLYSLSHGSLVMSPQRMFPSTPLVKLGDNHFAKVKEFLNRFATIPDLIELDHLTVSGDVTFGRGVSLKGTVIIIANHGDRIDIPSGAVLENKIVSGNLRILDH; this comes from the exons ATGCCTGGTGAAACTGAATTTGCCCGAGCGTgg ATCCGCAGCCACCAGCGCACCCCCTCCGGCTCGCGCGACTTCAAGGAGGCGACGAAGCGCGATGCGCTGGGCCGAGTCGAGGTGGAACTGGAGCGGCTGCTCAACACCATCCATGAGACAAGGCGCGGGCTGGTCGACAAGGAGTTCCGGGGGTTCAAAAACCTCTTCAGCAGGTTCTTGGCTGAAC AGGGACCATCGGTAACATGGGAGAAGATCGAGAAGCTTCCCGAAGGTGCGGTCATAGACTATGGGTCTCTGGAGACCCCGACCACAGACATCGTGCACCACATGTTGGACAAGCTCGTGGTCGTGAAGCTGAATGGTGGTCTCGGCACGTCCATGGGCTGCAAGGGGCCCAAGTCGGTCATACAAGTGCGGAATGAGCTGACGTTCTTGGATTTGACTGTGCAGCAAATTGAG CATCTAAACAAGACCTACAAATGCAACGTGCCGTTGGTCCTCATGAACTCCTTCAACACCGACGAGGATACCCAGAAAGTCATCCGCAAGTACAAGGGTCTGAAGCTGGACATTCACACGTTCAACCAGTCCTGCCACCCCAGGATCAACCGGGAGTCGTTGCTGCCCGTCGCCAAGGATGGCCACGTCTATAATGACATTGAGGC TTGGTACCCACCCGGTCACGGTGACTTCTACGAATCCTTCAACAACTCTGGCCTCCTGCAGAAGTTCATCAAAGAAGGCCGCACCTACTGCTTCATCAGCAACATCGACAATCTCGGCGCCACTGTCGATCTGAACATCCTCAACCTACTCCTCAACCCTAACCCTCAGAGACCAGTCTCCGAATTCGTTATGGAAGTCACCGACAAAACCAGAGCTGACGTCAAGGGAGGCACCCTAATACAATACGAGGACAAACTCAGGCTTCTTGAAATAGCACAAGTGCCAAAGGAACACATTGACGATTTCAAATCTGTCAGCCAGTTTAAATTCTTCAACACCAACAATTTATGGGCTAAGTTAGATGCTATACAAAGAGTAGTAGAACAAGGATCGTTAAATATGGAGATAATTGTTAATAATAAGCATTTGGGAGATGGCATCAATGTGATACAACTTGAAACTGCTGTTGGTGCAGCCATGAAATGTTTCGAAGGTGGAATCGGTGTTAACGTCCCCAGATCTCGATTTTTGCCAGTCAAGAAGACTTCAGATCTCCTTCTAGTCATGTCTAATTTGTACAGCTTATCCCATGGTTCTCTAGTTATGTCTCCTCAGAGGATGTTCCCGTCAACTCCGCTTGTGAAATTAGGAGATAACCACTTTGCGAAAGTGAAGGAGTTTTTGAATCGGTTTGCGACGATCCCCGATTTGATCGAGTTGGACCATTTGACTGTGTCAGGAGACGTGACGTTTGGAAGAGGAGTCTCTTTGAAG GGTACGGTGATCATCATAGCCAACCACGGCGACCGGATCGACATACCGTCCGGCGCGGTGCTCGAGAACAAAATCGTTTCCGGCAATCTTCGCATCCTCGACCATTAG